In Streptomyces canus, one DNA window encodes the following:
- a CDS encoding RICIN domain-containing protein — protein sequence MRRLEQRRSTSRRLLHAISKTLLPLTVIAGVTTLTATPASAATPTLTVDLGTTTGAFHGGASGALYGLYGPDVPTNNLIEGMGLQTTNTKAQDGQQHPGSDALEVAKPFVDSGGKDVMIYMTDVYRTFSYERSSYSAYQAAMRTEIEQVMASPYKDRVVLVPYNEPDGMWFRGMRTQSSPLAAFEAEWLQTYNFIKGIWPQARIAGPNLSSYTEFALKGFLTYCKANNCLPDVVTWHTLGSPADVRTTVDNYRAAETSVGIPSHLPINLNEYAFRYHLTDPGQMVQWIGAIEDEKIDGNLPYWNINGNLGDSAAAQNTPNAQWWLYNWYSSMSGGNTVKVTGAASNAAYTLQGLASLDTAKKQARVILAGGGTNGDSNTVIKNIDPAVFGSTVHVSVFQDRYSGYIGAAATPTRLTDADVAVGSDGSITVPITLDAMSAYQVIVSPGGTGSTTASDSTWRGTYEAEKATLSGSGYNINTEGTTSNLDKFATSGTKDVGGLRTGSTTVISFPVSVPTTGDYNLSVFGNSYAKDADVKGPTNVYARVDGGASTRIDIPVGFQWVVWGHDDATVHLTAGSHTITLATTGDNGGATVGDAIIDKIDLQYKDASVQGTTLYEAEQAALSDSATATYTSQGQSGAGAVNLTSGKSATFWVYSARDGYADLTSRFRNTGQADLTVNGQTVNDQTLSGATTGAWSTSTNRVYLNGGINKVKVTGSGGTLALDDLAVTPFSATDAVTTGNVVTYQAENGTLTGTAAADTTYSQANGGVVTGIGNGTANSLTLNVNAPSAGTYAMTMRYANGEELPSNHYNPDLYAEHADVSVNGGSPSRVNFASTLHWNQFEDYTVPVTLTKGANTVKFTASQLYNWDGTTIGVVSSGGGSDIGQPLRSSSAPHLDQVSFAPTTLHIGAPAGFSSTAVAQHSGLCLEDPGQSTANGTQYQQNTCGTGQEQRFDFHPVTGTTDTYTLVNHSSGKCLDVSAFSTADGAAVQQWTCTGDTNQRYKLRAVTALGNSHDYQLVAVHSGKCVDVSTISTAPGALIHQWTCDAPSALTTKKNQIWRLTGKD from the coding sequence ATGCGAAGACTCGAGCAAAGGCGCTCGACCTCACGACGCCTTCTCCACGCCATCAGCAAGACGCTGCTCCCGCTGACCGTCATAGCCGGTGTCACCACCCTGACGGCAACGCCGGCCTCCGCGGCCACCCCCACCCTCACCGTCGACCTGGGCACCACCACCGGAGCCTTCCACGGCGGCGCCTCCGGGGCGCTGTACGGCCTGTACGGCCCGGACGTGCCGACCAACAACCTCATCGAGGGGATGGGGCTCCAGACCACCAACACCAAGGCCCAGGACGGGCAACAGCACCCGGGCTCGGACGCGCTGGAGGTCGCCAAGCCGTTCGTGGACAGCGGCGGCAAGGACGTCATGATCTACATGACGGACGTGTACCGCACGTTCAGCTATGAACGATCCAGCTACTCCGCCTACCAGGCGGCCATGCGGACAGAGATCGAGCAGGTGATGGCCAGTCCGTACAAGGACCGGGTCGTGCTCGTCCCCTACAACGAGCCCGACGGTATGTGGTTCCGTGGGATGCGCACCCAGTCCTCGCCGCTGGCCGCCTTCGAGGCCGAGTGGCTCCAGACGTACAACTTCATCAAGGGCATATGGCCCCAGGCGCGGATAGCGGGCCCCAACCTCTCCAGCTACACCGAGTTCGCTCTCAAGGGCTTCCTCACCTACTGCAAGGCCAACAACTGCCTGCCGGACGTCGTGACCTGGCACACCCTGGGCAGTCCGGCGGACGTGCGCACGACCGTCGACAACTACCGCGCGGCCGAGACCTCGGTGGGCATCCCCTCGCACCTGCCGATCAACCTCAACGAGTACGCCTTCCGGTACCACCTGACCGACCCCGGCCAGATGGTGCAGTGGATCGGGGCCATCGAGGACGAGAAGATCGACGGCAACCTGCCGTACTGGAACATCAACGGCAACCTCGGCGACTCCGCCGCCGCCCAGAACACCCCCAACGCCCAGTGGTGGCTGTACAACTGGTACAGCTCCATGAGCGGTGGCAACACCGTCAAGGTCACCGGTGCCGCGTCCAACGCCGCCTACACCCTCCAGGGCCTGGCGAGCCTGGACACGGCCAAGAAGCAGGCCCGCGTCATCCTCGCCGGGGGCGGCACCAACGGTGACTCCAACACGGTCATCAAGAACATCGACCCCGCGGTCTTCGGCAGTACCGTCCATGTCAGCGTCTTCCAGGACCGCTACAGCGGCTACATCGGCGCGGCGGCCACCCCCACCCGGCTCACCGACGCCGACGTCGCCGTGGGCTCGGACGGGTCGATCACCGTCCCCATCACCCTCGACGCGATGTCCGCGTACCAGGTGATCGTCTCCCCGGGCGGCACCGGCAGCACCACTGCCTCCGACAGCACCTGGAGAGGCACATACGAGGCCGAGAAGGCCACTCTCAGCGGCAGCGGCTACAACATCAACACCGAAGGCACCACCAGCAACCTCGACAAGTTCGCCACCTCGGGCACCAAAGACGTCGGCGGCCTGCGCACCGGCTCGACCACGGTGATCTCCTTCCCCGTCTCCGTCCCCACCACCGGCGACTACAACCTGTCGGTGTTCGGCAACAGCTACGCCAAGGACGCCGACGTCAAGGGCCCGACGAACGTGTACGCGCGGGTCGACGGCGGCGCCTCGACCAGGATCGACATCCCCGTGGGCTTCCAGTGGGTGGTGTGGGGGCACGATGACGCCACCGTGCACCTCACGGCGGGCAGCCACACCATCACCCTGGCCACCACCGGCGACAACGGCGGGGCGACCGTCGGTGACGCCATCATCGACAAGATCGACCTCCAGTACAAGGACGCATCCGTCCAGGGCACCACGCTCTACGAGGCCGAGCAGGCCGCCCTCTCCGACAGCGCCACCGCCACCTACACCTCCCAGGGCCAGTCCGGCGCAGGCGCGGTGAACCTCACCTCCGGCAAGTCCGCGACGTTCTGGGTCTACTCCGCCCGAGACGGATACGCCGACCTGACCTCCCGTTTCCGCAACACCGGCCAGGCCGACCTCACCGTCAACGGCCAGACCGTCAACGACCAGACCCTCTCCGGCGCGACGACCGGCGCCTGGTCCACCTCCACCAACCGGGTGTACCTCAACGGCGGCATCAACAAGGTCAAGGTGACCGGGAGCGGCGGCACCCTGGCCCTGGACGACCTGGCCGTCACCCCGTTCAGCGCCACCGACGCTGTCACCACCGGCAACGTCGTCACCTACCAGGCCGAGAACGGCACCCTCACCGGCACCGCGGCCGCCGACACCACCTACAGCCAGGCCAACGGCGGAGTCGTCACCGGCATCGGCAACGGGACCGCCAACTCCCTCACCCTCAACGTCAACGCGCCCTCGGCCGGCACCTACGCCATGACCATGCGCTACGCCAACGGCGAGGAACTGCCCTCCAACCACTACAACCCCGACCTGTACGCCGAGCACGCCGACGTCAGCGTCAACGGCGGCAGCCCCAGCCGGGTCAATTTCGCCAGCACCCTGCACTGGAACCAGTTCGAGGACTACACCGTCCCCGTCACCCTCACCAAGGGCGCCAACACCGTCAAGTTCACCGCCTCGCAGCTCTACAACTGGGACGGCACCACCATCGGCGTGGTCTCCTCCGGCGGCGGGTCCGACATCGGGCAGCCCCTGCGATCCAGCTCGGCGCCCCACCTCGACCAAGTCTCCTTCGCACCCACGACCCTTCACATCGGCGCCCCGGCCGGCTTCTCCTCCACGGCCGTCGCCCAGCACAGCGGGCTCTGCCTCGAAGACCCCGGCCAGTCCACCGCCAATGGCACCCAATACCAGCAGAACACCTGCGGCACCGGCCAGGAACAGCGCTTCGACTTCCATCCCGTCACCGGCACGACCGACACCTACACGCTCGTCAACCACTCCAGCGGCAAGTGCCTGGACGTCTCGGCCTTCTCGACGGCCGACGGGGCCGCCGTGCAGCAGTGGACCTGCACCGGCGACACCAACCAGCGGTACAAGCTGCGGGCGGTGACCGCACTCGGCAACAGCCACGACTACCAACTCGTCGCCGTGCACAGCGGTAAGTGCGTCGACGTCAGCACCATCTCCACTGCACCCGGCGCCCTCATCCACCAGTGGACCTGCGACGCGCCAAGCGCCCTGACCACCAAGAAGAACCAGATCTGGAGGCTCACCGGCAAGGACTGA
- a CDS encoding pirin family protein has translation MSNLDREPVPALCGGRGFVVAEPVRELLSPRRVKLGESSEVRRLLPNLGRRMVGAWCFVDHYGPDDIADEPGMQVPPHPHMGLQTVSWLHDGEVLHRDSTGSLQTIRPRELGLMTSGRAISHSEESPKSHARFLHGAQLWVALPDGHRHTDPRFEHHAELPQITAPGLTATLILGDLDGARSPGTAYTPIVGADLALARGADVRLPLVPDFEYAVLSMSGEAHVDGVPLLPGSMLYLGCGRTELPLRAESDAGLMLLGGEPFEEELVMFWNWIGRSQEEIAQARQDWMEGTRFGEVKGYDGAPLPAPELPPVPLKPRGRVR, from the coding sequence ATGAGCAATCTTGATCGCGAGCCGGTTCCCGCCCTGTGCGGCGGCCGCGGCTTCGTGGTGGCGGAACCCGTGCGCGAACTCCTCAGCCCTCGGCGCGTCAAGCTCGGCGAGTCCAGTGAGGTACGACGGCTTCTTCCCAACCTGGGCCGCCGCATGGTCGGCGCCTGGTGTTTCGTCGATCACTACGGCCCCGACGACATCGCCGACGAGCCGGGCATGCAGGTGCCCCCGCACCCGCACATGGGCCTGCAGACGGTGAGCTGGCTGCACGACGGCGAGGTGCTGCACCGCGACTCCACCGGCAGCCTCCAGACCATCCGCCCCCGTGAGCTGGGCCTGATGACCTCCGGCCGCGCGATCAGCCACTCCGAGGAGAGCCCGAAGTCCCACGCCCGCTTCCTGCACGGCGCCCAGCTCTGGGTCGCCCTGCCGGACGGGCACCGCCACACCGACCCGCGCTTCGAGCACCACGCCGAGTTGCCGCAGATCACGGCACCCGGCCTGACGGCCACGCTCATCCTGGGCGACCTCGACGGCGCGCGCTCGCCCGGAACGGCGTACACCCCCATCGTCGGCGCCGACCTGGCCCTCGCCCGCGGCGCGGACGTACGACTGCCCCTGGTACCGGACTTCGAGTACGCCGTCCTGTCCATGTCCGGCGAGGCCCACGTGGACGGGGTGCCGCTGCTGCCCGGCTCGATGCTCTACCTCGGCTGCGGCCGCACCGAACTCCCGCTGCGCGCCGAGTCGGACGCGGGCCTGATGCTCTTGGGCGGCGAGCCGTTCGAGGAGGAGCTCGTCATGTTCTGGAACTGGATCGGGCGGTCCCAAGAAGAGATCGCACAGGCGCGTCAGGACTGGATGGAAGGCACACGGTTCGGTGAGGTCAAGGGATACGACGGCGCACCGTTGCCTGCTCCGGAGTTGCCGCCCGTGCCGTTGAAGCCGCGGGGTAGGGTGCGCTGA
- a CDS encoding MarR family winged helix-turn-helix transcriptional regulator, producing the protein MSTASEGATPGFLVWRLSMKWRVAVDRAVAPLGLTHAQYSLVASLYGMQRAGERPSQRRLADRTGLEPLYVSKLARSLESAGLLERTRDPRDPRAVQLALTEEGRARTLRAIKVVQGLLEQLLAPLGGLDSARTREFQRELATLLDAPLDPTNEILEEQS; encoded by the coding sequence ATGAGTACGGCATCCGAGGGCGCGACGCCCGGTTTCCTGGTCTGGCGACTGTCGATGAAGTGGCGGGTCGCGGTGGACCGCGCGGTGGCGCCGCTCGGCCTGACCCACGCCCAGTACTCGCTGGTGGCATCGCTGTACGGCATGCAGCGCGCCGGTGAACGCCCGAGCCAGCGACGCCTCGCCGACCGGACCGGCCTCGAACCGCTCTACGTCTCCAAGCTGGCGCGCTCCCTGGAGAGCGCCGGGCTCCTGGAACGCACCCGGGACCCCCGCGACCCGCGCGCGGTGCAACTGGCGCTGACCGAGGAGGGCCGTGCGCGGACGCTGCGGGCCATCAAGGTCGTCCAGGGACTCCTGGAGCAACTGCTGGCACCGCTCGGAGGCCTGGACAGCGCGCGCACGCGGGAGTTCCAGCGCGAGTTGGCGACCCTGCTCGACGCACCTCTCGACCCGACGAACGAGATTCTCGAGGAGCAGTCATGA
- a CDS encoding MarR family transcriptional regulator yields MTTTTPVLNPRVIALAHYAARGLLEHVLARHGATFQQSVTLRLAAVAEGPVERDRIAEDLVGALKIEATEAHSVVDELISAGLLAAREPSQVRITDTGRQLFETTSAETAPITARVYAGIPEEDLAVAGRVLSLITERADEELAVLNK; encoded by the coding sequence ATGACCACCACCACTCCCGTCCTCAACCCCCGCGTCATAGCCCTGGCCCACTACGCCGCCCGCGGACTTCTCGAGCACGTCCTGGCCCGCCACGGCGCGACCTTCCAGCAGTCCGTCACCCTGCGGCTGGCCGCCGTCGCCGAGGGCCCGGTCGAGCGTGACCGCATCGCCGAGGACCTCGTCGGCGCACTGAAGATCGAGGCGACCGAGGCGCACTCCGTGGTCGACGAGCTGATCTCCGCGGGACTGCTGGCTGCCCGTGAGCCGTCCCAGGTGCGGATCACGGACACCGGACGGCAGTTGTTCGAGACGACGTCCGCCGAGACCGCCCCCATCACCGCCCGGGTCTACGCCGGCATCCCCGAGGAGGACCTCGCGGTCGCCGGCCGTGTACTGAGCCTCATCACCGAGCGGGCCGACGAGGAACTCGCCGTCCTGAACAAGTAG